The Megachile rotundata isolate GNS110a chromosome 8, iyMegRotu1, whole genome shotgun sequence genome has a segment encoding these proteins:
- the ash1 gene encoding histone-lysine N-methyltransferase ash1 isoform X1, whose translation MSGDSGWSAVIHHPSELELQNWNWEENDGEQERELPSTVDMDAIKGGGSWDPTTELNGTDSVDSEEDSDSDDESSGGTEGSCSYSDSNSDSDDESSGEEEDTGSNSDCTSEHSEQTFSIQETNFESVCTLRCHCNMNGVASVGGSIKSIIVLQGALKLKITMKGPKKDDVEKSKCEKNRRNASKKVKANRGTKSSECSSEESDSSESRLPLQHMQQQQQNQPSQQQQQQQQQQQQHQPLQEINQEDLAAILPDQEHEDAPFDGFEDSESGRLVSKAIERMSLGADSDTSENGDQNPVPVYSSTLLQQFVEKTALLSEPRKRRSKVGKKVNDSEYPCVSNVSPDSGIQSVDNSPLHLAISPVSPPAPTQSPVQPVVTKPAVNVDRVLYPPKRKPGRPAKAVSAQPRGPGRPRLKPEVVEKIEKIEKIEKSGRTERNEKKETSSQQQKVVKEEPSKRGKVKSVIQQKTVASRSDKEDENELAKNLKDKSVCQKKRSCNISKQCSQGKVNRKRNNTSSAMRVKCLSRSVANKHGKEGIKCNGGTCKKIRKNKPGTGNKTTTPLRRQKQLACDRISNDRKVIGSNKRSLKENRSSTGPLGKRKTSLKKSVAPVTRRVLKENKSTKKATTGFETNGVGVQTLISLPVGEVLKAEKVENITSNKCDKATQPIHNHCHKHHHHKHRRRLLLPPKNPIRIHPCIIQELEKLIEEFSRSCSLGRNNSNAGYSELPQIFRVKKLTKKRKGDVTTSDDQKLKRRLKKEKTLSGSDSKGSTNSSTNSNPNEQRLPLKKRHYHVSSPHSSQSSNGSGTDVASNEANSTESHIEEAIEATITRYGGSSASFFQEDSVPVTPKKRHRDSENTSPDKSGATSSDLLEEKPLNQVEVQPRRKKKIVKDLRVTVTKLSAENHGAFEKTDNKTEKSEKSSSDSKSLKNHAEKNAKAVAEKSIKTDKSQTDKNEKRDISPEHVRLDKNIKVDAAEFHVPESFDESEITNETKPSQSNLSSNVPNPLNSSAVLVLTKKKMRRRKAINRTGFPTLKKKKKRILNSSEMDGSKGVTVNSEDGADIAADDQSLLKEGTEDSTMDSKTTLLNTEIEDVFTEELGIKHGTNNTVRVPSKSSLNSSPENSSALDQETAGREQPEPRSGQLRVRKDLVETDSSDNGSNKLCPVKFEKLQDSRSYDENASLEESLERYNASQKVVAELNEENVKKLERASSQANIKTENSTAFNGNQKKRRGSSSPCNLTPRNIKRLRSAGYDTENDVLSSSDILQEDHEVGKHSGSTHTRKKQSRWKKRYFQGGILQDYGKDYESKTRGNIENISASGKNKIVCETNEPASAALLSATYQCGKLLRQRKMPFQLPYDLWWLHTQSRLPGRESVPSWNYKKIRTNVYYDVKPTTLYEAQACECKPESGCGDDCINRMIFSECSPQLCPCGDKCENQKIQKHEWAPGLQKFMTEDKGWGVRTQQSIKSGVFILEYVGEVVSEREFKSRMATRYANDTHHYCLQLDGGLVIDGHRMGGDGRFVNHSCEPNCEMQKWSVHGLPRMALFASRDIKPGEELTYDYNFALFNPSEGQECRCGSSACRGVIGGKSQRVSKSITSLPTQCEPTERRSVGRPRKNVRKSNTVQSVNSKGICKSRKVGDTNLIHAPVLKPMSHQQRCFAQQHHCFLLRNLEKVRRVKSLVNQVQMQNGKTKVNNMGTVKEKGLGDAKIQSDAFFSQLTALTNTNTRTVRTRRLAQAQDDPEVHKTAKLAKVLKDLYSIVATANDENGQLLCTPFMTLPSKRKLPDYYEKISDPIDLTTIDQCIGTGHYKTAEHFDHDMIKLFDNNIRFFGRTSEMGIAAARLRKLYLSSKPDFVDAITDATGCPPSQGFLPPRGSTAGEEDVIRCICGLHRDEGLMIQCERCLVWQHCDCVKADTSIESYLCERCHPRPVDLEIPLEGDEEEEGKKHYVTLMRGDLQLRQGDTVYVLRDTPEKHTYKTIQKPDYEQMDIFRIERLWKNTEGERFVFGHHYLRPHETYHEPTRKFYENEVVCAPLYEAVPCDLVAERCWVLDPHTYCKGRPVGSTPEHTYVCEYRVDRAARLFTKVARARHQVCTKPYAFETFPQRIKHYRTYLPHSLEGIQVGSKMNKEKKKANNQDVDTNHKSESGDNAKSHSKDQQKSSTSKGRRRSNEILSITTPTTSYAQREEQRRRLNNILIGLLQKMPNKKDPLDLSFLLERNRRNRKRPGGLNP comes from the exons ATGTCTGGTGATTCAGGATGGAGCGCCGTTATTCACCATCCTTCGGAAttagaattgcaaaattggaactGGGAGGAAAACGATGGGGAGCAGGAAAGAGAGCTCCCATCGACTGTTGATATGGATGCCATAAAAGGCGGAGGTAGCTGGGATCCAACCACCGAACTTAATG GAACAGATTCGGTTGATTCAGAAGAGGATTCCGATTCCGACGACGAAAGTTCAGGCGGTACAGAAGGTAGTTGTTCTTATTCGGATTCAAATTCGGACTCGGACGACGAAAGTAGTGGTGAAGAAGAAGATACTGGCTCCAATTCGGATTGTACGTCAGAACACAGCGAACAAACATTTTCTATTCaagaaacaaattttgaatCGGTATGCACGTTGCGATGTCACTGTAACATGAACGGTGTTGCGTCTGTTGGGGGGTCAATTAAATCTATAATTGTATTACAGGGAGCGCTTAAATTAAAGATTACTATGAAAGGACCGAAAAAGGACGATGTCGAAAAATCGAAATGCGAAAAAAATAGGAGAAACGCGTCAAAGAAAGTTAAGGCCAATCGCGGAACGAAG TCGTCCGAATGCAGCAGCGAGGAATCGGATTCGTCGGAAAGCAGGCTACCTTTACAACACatgcaacaacagcaacagaaTCAGCCATctcaacaacagcaacaacaacaacaacagcagcaacaacaccAGCCGCTTCAAGAAATCAATCAAGAGGATTTGGCAGCTATTTTACCGGACCAAGAGCACGAAGACGCTCCGTTcgatggatttgaggattcagaaaGCGGTCGGTTAGTGTCGAAAGCCATTGAACGTATGTCACTCGGAGCCGATTCGGATACGAGCGAAAATGGCGATCAGAACCCTGTACCTGTGTATAGTTCCACATTATTGCAACAGTTCGTCGAAAAAACGGCTTTGCTATCAGAACCGAGGAAAAGACGAAGTAAAGTCGGGAAGAAGGTGAACGATTCGGAATATCCTTGCGTTTCAAACGTATCACCGGACTCGGGAATTCAATCGGTAGATAATAGTCCTTTACATTTGGCCATCAGTCCTGTAAGTCCGCCGGCTCCGACGCAATCCCCGGTGCAACCGGTTGTTACGAAGCCAGCGGTAAACGTAGATCGTGTTTTGTACCCGCCAAAACGAAAACCTGGAAGACCGGCAAAAGCGGTCTCCGCGCAACCTCGAGGTCCTGGTAGGCCAAGATTGAAACCGGAAGTCGTAGAGAAGATAGAGAAAATAGAAAAGATCGAAAAATCTGGGAGAACTGAGAGGAACGAAAAGAAGGAAACTTCGTCTCAACAgcaaaaagttgtaaaagaaGAACCGAGTAAAAGGGGAAAGGTAAAGTCGGTGATACAACAGAAAACTGTTGCGTCTCGAAGTGACAAGGAAGACGAAAATGAattggctaaaaatttgaaggaTAAATCTGTTTGTCAAAAGAAACGGAGTTGCAACATTTCCAAGCAGTGTTCTCAGGGAAAGGTAAATAGGAAAAGAAATAATACAAGTTCTGCGATGCGTGTCAAGTGCCTAAGTAGAAGCGTTGCGAATAAGCACGGAAAAGAAGGGATTAAATGTAATGGCGGAACGTGtaaaaaaataaggaaaaataAACCTGGTACAGGAAACAAGACGACAACTCCGTTACGACGACAAAAACAATTAGCTTGCGACAGAATATCCAATGACAGGAAGGTTATTGGTTCCAACAAGAGAAGCCTGAAAGAGAACAGAAGCAGTACGGGTCCTTTGGGTAAGAGGAAAACGTCGTTAAAAAAGAGCGTCGCACCGGTAACGCGACGTGTTTTAAAGGAAAATAAAAGCACCAAAAAGGCAACGACTGGGTTCGAAACGAACGGCGTTGGCGTGCAAACTCTGATATCTTTACCAGTTGGCGAGGTGCTAAAGGCGGAAAAAGTCGAGAATATAACCAGCAATAAATGCGACAAGGCAACGCAGCCTATACACAATCATTGCCATAAACACCATCATCACAAACATCGGCGGCGATTGTTGCTGCCGCCTAAAAATCCTATACGCATCCATCCGTGTATCATCCAAGAACTAGAAAAATTAATCGAAGAATTTTCCAGATCTTGCAGTTTAGGTAGGAACAATTCGAACGCCGGATACTCTGAATTACCACAGATTTTTCGTGTAAAGAAATTGACGAAGAAAAGGAAAGGCGACGTTACTACGAGTGATGATCAGAAATTAAAGAGGCGTttgaagaaggagaaaacactGTCGGGATCGGATTCGAAAGGCAGCACGAACTCTAGTACAAATTCGAATCCAAATGAACAGAGGTTACCTTTGAAAAAGAGACATTATCATGTGTCCAGTCCGCACAGTTCTCAAAGTTCGAACGGTAGCGGTACCGACGTGGCTTCGAACGAAGCGAATTCTACAGAAAGTCACATAGAGGAAGCAATCGAAGCAACGATAACGAGATACGGCGGTAGTTCAGCGTCTTTCTTCCAGGAAGACTCCGTACCAGTCACCCCGAAGAAAAGGCACAGAGACAGTGAAAACACAAGTCCTGACAAGTCGGGTGCAACGTCTTCAGACTTGCTGGAAGAGAAACCATTGAACCAGGTAGAAGTTCAACCTCGTCGGAAAAAGAAGATCGTTAAAGATCTTCGTGTAACCGTCACTAAATTATCCGCTGAGAATCATGGTGCTTTCGAGAAGACCGATAATAAAACTGAGAAATCCGAGAAATCTTCCAGCGATTCGAAAAGCTTGAAGAATCATGCGGAGAAGAATGCAAAGGCCGTTGcagaaaaatcaataaaaaccGATAAAAGCCAAACGGACAAGAACGAGAAGAGAGATATCTCGCCCGAACATGTTCGTTTGGACAAAAATATCAAAGTCGACGCTGCGGAATTTCATGTTCCGGAAAGCTTCGACGAAAGTGAAATCACAAACGAAACTAAACCATCGCAAAGTAATCTCAGTTCGAACGTTCCGAATCCATTGAATTCTTCTGCTGTACTGGTCTTAACCAAGAAAAAAATGAGACGACGAAAGGCTATTAATCGTACCGGTTTCCCAACgttaaagaaaaagaagaagagaatTCTGAATTCTAGCGAAATGGACGGATCGAAAGGTGTTACCGTAAACAGTGAGGATGGTGCAGATATCGCTGCCGATGATCAATCCTTACTGAAAGAAGGCACTGAAGATTCCACAATGGATAGCAAAACCACCTTATTAAATACGGAAATAGAAGACGTATTTACTGAGGAGCTTGGGATTAAACATGGTACCAACAACACTGTTCGAGTACCATCGAAATCCAGTCTAAACTCGAGTCCAGAGAATTCCAGTGCCTTGGACCAGGAAACGGCAGGTCGTGAACAGCCTGAACCTCGTTCGGGGCAATTGAGAGTTCGAAAAGACCTCGTTGAAACTGATAGTAGCGACAATGGATCCAACAAATTATGTCCTGTGAAGTTCGAAAAACTCCAAGATTCGAGATCGTACGATGAAAATGCGTCTCTGGAAGAGTCTCTCGAAAGATACAATGCAAGTCAAAAAGTGGTAGCTGAATTGAAcgaagaaaatgtgaaaaaattggAGCGTGCAAGTTCCCAAGCGAATATAAAAACCGAGAACTCTACCGCTTTTAACGGGAACCAGAAGAAACGACGAGGTTCCTCGAGTCCATGTAATCTTACTCCCAGAAATATAAAACGACTACGCAGTGCGGGTTACGACACGGAGAACGACGTTCTATCCAGCAGTGATATTCTTCAAGAAGATCACGAAGTTGGAAAACATTCGGGCTCAACGCACACGAGAAAGAAACAGTCCAGGTGGAAGAAGCGTTACTTTCAGGGTGGTATTTTACAGGATTATGGTAAAGATTATGAATCAAAAACGCGCGGAAATATCGAGAATATCAGTGCCTctggaaaaaataaaattgtctgtGAAACCAACGAACCCGCGTCAGCTGCATTATTGTCTGCTACGTACCAGTGTGGCAAGTTACTGCGTCAAAGGAAAATGCCTTTCCAGTTACCATACGATTTATGGTGGCTGCATACGCAATCCAGATTACCTGGTAGAGAGTCGGTACCATCATGGAATTATAA GAAAATTCGTACGAATGTATATTACGATGTCAAACCAACTACGTTGTACGAAGCCCAAGCCTGTGAGTGCAAACCAGAGAGCGGTTGCGGAGATGATTGTATCAATCGTATGATCTTTAGCGAATGCTCTCCCCAACTTTGTCCTTGTGGAGACAAATGCGAGAATCAAAAGATTCAGAAACACGAATGGGCTCCAGGTTTACAAAAGTTCATGACAGAGGACAAAGGTTGGGGCGTGAGGACGCAACAATCTATCAAATCTGGTGTTTTTATTCTTGAATATGTCGGAGAGGTTGTCTCTGAAAGAGAATTTAAATCCAGAATGGCGACGAG GTATGCCAACGATACACATCATTATTGCTTGCAATTGGATGGGGGTTTGGTAATCGATGGACATCGTATGGGAGGTGATGGAAGATTCGTAAACCATTCTTGCGAACCCAATTGTGAAATGCAAAAGTGGAGCGTTCATGGGCTTCCGCGTATGGCATTGTTCGCGTCCAGAGACATTAAACCTGGGGAAGAATTAACGTACGACTACAATTTTGCACTGTTCAATCCATCCGAGGGGCAAGAATGCAGATGTGGTAGTAGCGCTTGTAGAGGAGTAATAG GCGGGAAAAGTCAGAGAGTTTCAAAAAGTATCACCTCTCTTCCAACACAGTGTGAACCTACAGAAAGAAGGTCGGTCGGAAGACCAAGAAAAAACGTACGAAAATCCAATACTGTACAATCCGTGAACTCAAAGGGCATTTGTAAATCTCGAAAAGTAGGCGATACTAACTTGATTCATGCTCCTGTTCTAAAGCCTATGTCTCATCAACAGCGTTGTTTCGCGCAGCAACATCATTGTTTCCTcttaagaaatttagagaaaGTCAGGCGGGTTAAATCGTTAGTGAATCAGGTTCAGATGCAGAACGGCAAAACGAAAGTCAATAATATGGGTACCGTAAAGGAAAAGGGTCTTGGTGATGCCAAGATTCAATCCGATGCATTTTTCTCTCAATTAACTGCGCTGACTAATACGAACACGCGTACTGTCCGAACTAGGAGATTAGCACAAGCTCAGGATGATCCAGAAGTACATAAAACTGCAAAGTTGGCCAAG GTATTAAAAGATCTTTATAGCATCGTTGCAACTGCAAACGACGAAAACGGGCAGTTGTTGTGCACGCCGTTTATGACGTTACCTTCGAAAAGAAAGTTGCCAGATTATTATGAAAAAATATCAGATCCTATAGACTTAACTACAATTGATCAGTGTATTGGAACCGGTCATTATAAAACAGCCGAGCATTTTGATCATGACATGATTAAACTTTTCGATAATAATATAAGGTTCTTTGGAAGAACTTCCGAAATGGGCATCGCCGCAGCTAGATTAAGGAAATTATATTTGAGCAGTAAACCCGATTTTGTAGACGCGATAACAGATGCGACAGGTTGTCCGCCTTCTCAAGGTTTCTTACCTCCTCGAGGTTCAACTGCCGGCGAAGAAGATGTTATCAGGTGTATTTGTGGCTTGCACAG GGACGAAGGTTTGATGATTCAGTGCGAACGATGTCTCGTTTGGCAACATTGCGATTGCGTTAAGGCCGATACTAGCATAGAATCTTACTTATGCGAGAGATGTCACCCGCGACCAGTTGATCTGGAAATACCGTTGGAGGGCGATGAAGAAGAAGAGGGGAAGAAACACTACGTTACTTTGATGCGCGGTGATTTACAACTCAGGCAAGGAGACACTGTGTACGTGTTGAGAGATACACCCGAGAAACATACGTACAAAACTATTCAGAAACCGGATTATGAGCAAATGGACATCTTCAGAATTGAGAGGCTCTGGAAGAATACAGA AGGGGAAAGGTTCGTATTCGGTCATCATTACTTAAGACCCCATGAAACGTATCATGAGCCGACTCGAAAGTTCTACGAAAACGAAGTGGTGTGTGCTCCGTTGTACGAAGCAGTACCATGTGACTTGGTTGCTGAACGTTGTTGGGTTCTTGATCCTCATACATATTGTAAAG GACGACCGGTGGGTTCTACGCCAGAGCATACTTACGTGTGCGAGTATCGCGTTGATCGCGCTGCTCGACTTTTCACAAAAGTTGCCAGAGCTAGGCATCAAGTTTGCACGAAACCTTACGCGTTTGAAACGTTTCCACAACGTATTAAACATTACCGTACATATTTA CCCCATAGTCTCGAAGGAATACAGGTTGGAAGTAAAATGaacaaagaaaagaagaaagcgAACAATCAGGACGTGGATACAAACCACAAGTCGGAATCGGGTGACAACGCGAAATCACACAGTAAAGATCAACAAAAGTCCTCCACGAGTAAAGGTAGACGGCGATCGAATGAAATTTTATCTATCACTACACCCACTACATCGTACGCCCAG